The genomic DNA GggtggaaaacgtccgcgtgggcgtcccagatagcgctggtgcgaggaagccctgaaagacctgtTCGCACTCGGTGTAtccaactggcgtgaagtggcgcagtatagggcagagtggcgatcccTTGATCCAcccacctttttttttttaatactacgtcggtggcaaacaagcatacggcccgcctgatgtaaagcggtcaccgtaacctatggacgcctgcaactcaaacagtgtcacaagcgcgttgccaccctattagaaacttgtacactcccttttgctgtgttaagtacacagcaaaaaggaatgtacaagttctaaggagggttcgggttgccgacgactcaaaggacaatagacctagcgagtctcttaagatgtttgAAACAATTTTTATTGTTACAGGGTCAGATTCCAGAACCAACCGTCTGTCAGCGGCTCGGAGTCGCAAGCACCAACCATAGATATGCCAACTGCAAGGTACATTTTAATACATGATTCAAATACAAAGGTAGAGTCTGACCAAAGTATGttggcagcgattttgataCTTGTACAGTCTATGCTATCGAATCACTGCCAGCTTACCACATAACATATGGATTTTCTATAAGTGGgtatagtccatttcaaatacgaaggcccgatggcaCTCGAAACTTAACAATAGGGCTCATAATGTTTGCTTTTTGTTACTAATTAGGCCCACTTCTAATTGGCACGCGTCGGTGCAATTTGCATGCAACTAAAGCGTGATTGAGACATTTTGAgacttgaaaataaaaatacataatatttgatatttacagtatttttattatacttgTAATAAAACAACGAAGTAACAGTgggttgaaaatggtctgaaTTGTTTCGAGGAAAGGATGGTATACAGCCGTGCTCCTTTTTTGCTGGACTTGGTGGGGACACTGCCGTACTCCcagatatatcgttgtctgagcgttttcacattatccgatccgatatcggatgtaagaaggatttcaaaggcagaaATAAAAGATGGCAACTTAAatatatggaatatcggtcctacgtccgatatcggatcggataatgtgaaaacgcacttaagcttaccgtgggacaaagtcaatctgtgtaagaaatgtcctttaatatttatttaaactcaaTTTTTGATTGGATTATCTTTGTTTTCAGTGGTTCCCGGCACGAGTTCGTCAACCCACTGCAGTTTGTTAGAGATGCTTGGCAGAGATCGTTTAGGAGCAACAGACCCATTGTAAGTGTTTGTATGTAAAGGAAATATGAGGAATACTTATACCTAATATGagcatttttttcaaatttgtccaccactttttttggatttggaaatttttatgtggtttccactcagaatcgcgagctctttcaatcctaagaggagaaaaaaagtgtcccaaggtttttccctttccgttaccattttttcatacattttgtatggcggtaagttttgaaaaatgtatagaaaccttgggacatttttttctcctatcaggatcgaaagacctcgcgattctgagtgaaatgtgaatgaatcgcgtaaaatatatgtttgatgttacaaaaaagggaggtggacaaactttgaaaaaaaaaatggcccattgtcaagagggcgctgtgagagctttttcacattatccgatccgacatcggttGTAAGAAGGATGTCAATGATGGCGCCTTTAATATATAGGGTATCGGTCttccatccgatatcggatcggatactgtgCACATAATCTCGTATCTCGTGACAGTTCAATGTACCATATTAATCATATACATACCTACCTCTTAAAATTCCGCATCATGGCACGTAGCTATCAGCTCAAATTTCTGAGCAACCTCAGTACACCAATATGTTTACACTAGACTGTATAGTTGTTTGGTTTGCTACAGGGCACGGCTGGTCTGACCATCGAAGTACCAACACCGGACGAAAATCTATCGGATACAGAGTCTGATCAAGACTTAAAGGACGAGAGAAATCTTATCAAATAAGTATATGTATGTCGTGTTCCTTGTCTCAAGGGTCCTCATTCTTGCTGGGTTTCCCCATATCTATCGACGCGAAATCTGCTCTAACCGATCAAAAATTGCTCATTAGCATGAAGGGTCGTCGCTAAACGTATGTTCATACTAACAAGCGTTTTTTGGTCAGCAAAAGTTGATTCCGTGTCGATTGGTTTGGAGAGACCCTTACAGTACATACGGCGCTACTTATCGCACTAGTGTGCAAGTAGTACTTTATGTGCATATGTAGAAACGTACGagacacgtgcgaagaggaaattcgtgaCTCGTGTTGATTAAAAACGGAGCGTTAGTCTTTCCGAATTTGTTATTTTTCACACTCGTTcctataatgtaggtatattgtACTATTTTAATAGAACTCTTATTTGTTAGGTTAGATACTATTAACTATTATAATGATAGTTAAGATTGAATTAAGTATGGTGTATACCTGTATATCATCTTTTATGCTTAGACGGCGAAATTAATGTATGCAAGAAAATGTATATTACCTATTGTGAATCCTAATGTTTATTATGGTGAatataatgtaaaaataataattgatctGGATTATAAACAACAATAAGATTCTCTTGTGGACATACTCAAATTAAAGTAATATTaaactttaaacataattaacCATTGTAGTAAAGTTTTTACTTTAAGCGCGATTAACTAATGTCCACAGAAGAGACcaattttgtattaaaatttcttaaatttaatttttgaattgtgtcaatgattaaaataatgttttatacttatatttgagttttatttatatatgaaGAAATACACGTAACATTGAAAGAGCACTTTTTATGCATGCCTTTTTTAGTATTTGTCTACTCCCgcgttgttattcgtcatttaccgtgtcgtgcatagatcgttaaaaccctacatgtCAGATGCCCGCCCATGCCCgacgccccgcgcacccacgcatacgatataactctaaaagcattgttaggaagcctttaagggatatagcgggggcgcggggcgccgggggttgcggcggcgcgggggagtgagagtggataaaatactattatgtaaCTGGcgtaagtgaggtcaaaaaagatgTGTGGCGTGAGTAAAAATTTGGGGCAATGCCGAAATAATAATGACTCCACAactccacgagtattttttgactcagttaaacaccgtagcatacaatacttttcctacgaccatgcacttactttttaatagttttctagaataactttggtgaaattcgcactgtttcctgtattttgacttgtcggcctcccctctgttcctgtcTCACCCTGTCGCCCGCACTCCCCGCGCCGCCGCaaccccggcgccccgcgcccccgctatatcccttaaaggcttcctaacaatgttttaagagctatatcgtatgcgtgggtgcgcggggcgccagACGGGGGCTGGCATCTGACATGTAGGGGTTTATAGATCTTCAACACTGTAAATGACTAATAACAGTAacaataccacagtataataaagagtaatatcgtacagcatggccactcccgctcctcgctgaaagtgccgcccaccccctctcggttaccatACAGTTACGGCCTGTCAAAAAGGCCAACAGTCGACCTgttatatctcactcatacaagcatagtacgcgttcacctatacgagcttagaatgtgtgctaggaacgcgcctctttcatatatttgatcgccagtgtcggaGATGTGCTGGGGGTCTAACTAATCCCAATGTAAAAGATTGTGCCGGTAAGAAAAATATTTCCATCAGGGCCCTATTTCTCGAAACTTATtagattaataatattagtccatgaactaatattttttacaagtttACTAGTGTACGTTTCTCGAAGCTACTCTAGTAAAatattagttattagttactaggtAATAAATATTAGCTAATATTATTAGAACCTTTTGGATTTTTGTttcatgaataaaaaaataaatgaaaacactTGTAAAATTCACTAATAAAGCTATTAATCTCGGAaggtttgtaaaaaatattcaagcgctggtagcctagcggtaagtgcgtgcgattttcattccggaggtcgcgggttcgaaccccggctcgcaccaatgagtttttcggaacttatgtgcgaaatgtcatttgatatttgccagtcggttttcggtgaaggaaaacatcgtgaggaaaccggactaattccaataaggtctagttacccttcgggttggaaggtcagatagcagtcgctttcgtaaaaactagtgcctacgccaaatcttgggataagttgtcaaagcggaccccaggctccgatgagctgtggcaaatgccgggataacgcaaggaggatgatgatgattattagAACCTTTTGGATTTTTGTttcatgaataaaaaaataaatgaaaacactTGTAAAATTCACTAATAAAGCTATTAATCTCGGAaggtttgtaaaaaatattagtCGAAAGTATTAGCGTCACATTGTATGCACTTTATTAAACAAAGTCATAAAATGTGTACTGATTCGGTTGCTTCCCACAGTGCAGAAGATCTAATAATAATTTTTCGTCGACAAAACTTTTTGAAcagaaataaaattttattaaaacgcTTCCAATAAAAAAATCTCTGGCTTCAAATATATTCTTCAAAACCATCAACTTGGTACCTATATatagttaattttaaatataaaatattacaattaaAGAAACAATCCGCGCAAGgaaaactaataaaaaaatgGGCAGTACTATTcccagtttttttttcaattggtaagAAGACATGGGTAATAGCACCATTCAGCCAAGCCCgactagtattttttattagtttaaCATTAGTTACAAGTCTAATAATTCTTTTTGAGAAACAGAAAATATTAGGACTTGTAAATTTTTCACTAGTAGCTAATAACTAATATACTAGTAAACTAATAGTTTCGAGAAATAGGGCCCTGTTCTGTCTTTGATAAAATAGAATATCGTCTAATGAAACAtcattaattataatataagtttaatttctAGAAATACAAACATTAGCAATTTACTTCCACAGTTTCTTAATAGACATATTCTTCTCCGAGTCCTTCTGCATGACTTTAGCCACGGCCATCTCAAAGTCTTCCTGAGTGACATGGACTCGGCGCTCACGGAGCGCGTACATACCAGCCTCGGTGCACACACCCTTCACTTCAGCACCAGATGCTCCAGGCATCAGCTCGGCAATCTTCCGAAGATTAATACCTCTTGTCAGGTTCATCTTGCGGGAGTGGATCTTAAGAATGTCCAAGCGAGCCTCCTCGTTTGGTGGAGGGAACTCAATCTTCCTGTCAATACGTCCAGGTCGGAGCAAAGCGGGATCTAGGATGTCAATCCTGTTAGTAGCCATGATCACTTTAATGTTTTTAGTGGCCTCAAATCCGTCAAGCTGGTTTAGCAACTCCAACATGGTACGCTGGACCTCAGAATCGCCACCGCTGCCAGATTCAATACGAGATGAACCGATAGAATCAATTTCATCCATGAAAATAATAGATGGGGCATGCTCTCGAGCCATAACGAAGAGTTCTCTTACCATACGGCTTCCTTCTCCAATGAATTTCTGTACCAGCTCAGAACCAGATACTCGGATGAAAGTACATTCGGTATGATGAGCCACAGCACGAGCCAGCAAGGTCTTTCCAGTACCAGGAGGTCCGTACAAAAGCACACCTTTAGGCTGCGCAATACCTAACGCATCAAACAGCTCGGGATGTTTCACTGGAAGCTCAATTACCTCTTTGATTTCCTTGATTTGCTTATCCAAGCCGCCCACCATCTCGTACGTCGAATCTGGGACCTTTTCGACCATCATGAGGGAGACCAGAGGATCAACTTTGTTGGGTAAGATCTTATGAAGGGTGTAGCTCTCGTTACGCAGCGCGACGCGGCAATTGGCGGTGACATCATTGATGTCCACATTCTTATCCAAATCTACCACGAATTTGCCCTCAGGATGGACTTTTACTAGAACTTTCTTCTTGTCCATCGGCTTCACTACTTCCCCGACGTACGAACCTTGTTCCTGCAGCAGCTGAAGCTCCTCTCTCAGCATGCGTACTTTAGCGTTCAGTTCATTCCTTTGAGCTTGCAGACGCCGTAGATTTTGAGACTTCTCAGCCACGACTAACTGCAGCTCTTCGATCTTCGTAATGTAGTACGGGCGGAAACCCTCGCCCTTTGCGGGGTCCACGTCCATTTTTGTGAGCGTCATTTTGTATAAATTTCACGCTCTCATCAACACAAAGATTTTAGTTGGATCACTATTAACAATGAAATATCTCGCGGCGAATACGACAATGCCGACCCCAATATTTTTCAAGTCATGGCACCACAGATAACACTAGCATACGTTTTTTGACATTAGAAATGTTGCCATTCTAAATTGCGTTATTCTACTAAATGATCTGTGTAAAGTTCTCACTGATGAACGTGGAAGCTGGCGTGCGTGAGAACTTGATTAACGACTATTGAAAAGAAAGCTGAAGCacattttatataatattttatattattctagtataataaatatgttaatGTTATTTTGAAGTATATTATGACGGGATAGTTTTtctctacttaaattattaCTATGGCAACGAGGCCATAGATGAATCCTAGAACATAATCAAGAAGGTATGTCAGGTATAGCATACTTCACACCCTCGGAAGTTTAAAGAATTTCAGGATAAATTCTTAAGTCCCATTCTGGAACTCAATTCCTGAAGTCTGGGTCCAAACAAAGGCTTCGTAAATATGTCAGCGAGTTGGGTTTCGCCAGGAACTTGTTCAACGCTGAAGTcttcattgttcacacattccctAACAAAgaagtgttttaatttaatgtgcTTGGTGCGCTTGTGATATTCATATTTAGGATTATGCGCTAGGTAGACAGCTGATTTGTTATCCAATCTCAGAACTGGCTTTTCCGTTTTAGTCAGATCGCTGAACAATCGATTTAGCCATAATATTTCTTGGGCTGCTTCGCTTGCTGCTATTACTTCAGCCTCTGTCGATGAAATGGAAACAGTAGTTTGCTTTTGGCTTCGCCAGCTTATTGCGGCGCCAGAGAACAAGCAAACCATACCAGATGTTGATCGTCCAGTATTCTGGTCTCCTCCGTGATCTGCGTCGCTATAGCAGACCAAGTGCGGCGGTGTCTGTTTTGTAAAGATTAGGGCCTTTTCTTGGGTCCCTTTTAGATATCTCAATATGCGCTTAACAAGCATCATATCTTCCTTAGTAGGTGCTTCCAAATGTCTTGAGGCTACTCCAACAGCGTAGGAGATATCAGGCCTCGTACCTACAGATAAATAGGCTAAAGCGCCTACGGCTTGCCTATAAGGAAAGTTTGATTTAATGTTGTCGTCCGCTCCCGCAATATCTTTTATCATCGGTGATGGTGCTGACTTGCAGTTAGACATACCATATTTTTCTAGTACTTTCTTGATGTACGATTTTTGAGATAGAGATATGGAGTCTTTTTGCACGTTGATTTCCATTCCGAGGAAGTAAGACGCTGGTTTGGTGGTTATTTGGAATCTGGCTCTTAACTCATTCAAGAACTCGTCTCCTGCTTTTGTAGAGTTATGCGCTACAAGTCCATCGTCCACGTATAGAGCTATCACAACCTTGGACTGTCCTCTGGTTCGCATAAACAGGCATGGATCCGCCTCGCTCTGCTTGAATCCGGTTTGCAGTAAATAGTCTGCTATGCAGGTATTCCAGCAGCGTGGCGCTTGCTTTAATCCATACAAACTTCGTTTCAATTTACAAACTCTTTTGGTACCATCACGATATCCTTCGGGTTGTTTCATAAAGATTTCTTCCTTGACTTCTCCGTTTAGGAAGGCGGTCGTGACGTCAAACTGTGTCAGTTTCAGATTTTCATGAGTAGCGATGGCAAGCAGTGAACGTACAGTGCTCAGACGAACCACTGGGCTGAACGTTCTGTCGTAGTCCACTCCAGGTATCTGGGAATAGCCTTTGATGACCATTCTGGCCTTGTACCTTTCGACGGAACCATCAGGGTTCATTTTTACCTTGTACACCCATTTGCATGGTAGGGCTTTACGTCCTTTGGGTAGCTCGACCAGATCCCATGTTTGGTTGTCCTTCAATGAGCGAATTTCACTTTTCATTGCTTCTTGCCATTTCTTGCTGTCTGGGCATTCCATTGCCTCTTTGAAAGTTTCAGGTTCTTTCGGTTTATGAAGATTTTCAACTTCTTCAGCTGCAGCCAAAATGAAATCGTCATACCTTTTTGGAACTGCAATGGTAGACCTGTTTCTCAAAGTTCGAGTTGGAGTTGAAGTTGAAGCATGAACATCAATCGTCTCAGTTAGATCTTCTGCGTCAGCAGGATTAGAAGGTTCGTTATCATCGACAAAGTTGTGAGAACCGGAAAGAGACTCGTACTCACTTTCATAGTTTTGTGGTTCCTGTTGTTGAACACTATCAGTGCTGTTGACCGAGTTTGGTTGCAACGTATTGTCGAGATATTCATCTTCGGTGTCACTACTGGTGTTAAGCGGTGTCTCGTCTCCATCTTCATCGTCGTCAAGTTGTATTGTCACTTGTTTATTACTTCACCACGCTCTGCTACCATGTAAAGTTCTCACTGATGAACGTGGAAGCTGGCGTGCGTGAGAACTTGATTAACGACTATTGAAAAGAAAGCTGAAGCacattttatataatattttatattattctagtataataaatatgttaatGTTATTTTGAAGTATATTATGACGGGATAGTTTTtctctacttaaattattaCTATGGCAACGAGGCCATAGATGAATCCTAGAACATAATCAAGAAGGTATGTCAGGTATAGCATACTTCACAATCTGAATTTCAGTCGTTTTGGCTGACAATGGCATGCTACTGTCATAATCTGGTTGACAGACTTTAACTAGAATCTTCAGACAAATAAGTCTGATTCCTAAAAACGGGGAAAGTTTACTAAGTAGCCGTTTTTCTATGAGTAAAACggtcaattttttttcataatttataggATATTTATTTAGTCTTTTTCGAATGATAACTTGCTTATTACAACTTGTTAACAAATTCTTTTACGATTCTTCATCAATTCTAGCCAATTTTTCTAGAGGCTGACCAAACAAGCAATTCACTCTCAGGCAGTCAGTTTGAACTGACCATAAACTGACAGATTGAATTgaatacaacttttttctaGGTTATGAATTTTAAGTTAAGACCGTCCGTGGCTAGCCTTAATTGCCTTGCGTATTTACGTATTATGCTAAAAGAGAAAGTTACTGTATATTTACAAACATTGGAGTTTACCGCAGGCTCTCTAGTAACGTATTCTCTTTGTATGTAAATTAAAGTGTTTATGTTACTACTTTTCTACTAAATTAATTTGTCTGGCTACACATAGTTTTTAGATGTGTTCAACAGAACAAGAGTTCTAAATAACATGCATtcataaaatattcaaaatttaaaatctATCATCCTGACAATGACATTATTATGGCAAAAGTGTcacaaaatgtaaataaataatatatttcatttaaaagcaataaggacataataattcagcagtTTCAAGATGAGTATTCCTGGAAAAACGGTCTTGCTTAAAATATTGGaacaaaaataaagaataaTCTACACAAATACCGCCAACTCAACCAAATGCATCGAAATGGCCCTTGTCTTACTAAGTAGCATTGCTTTTAACTTTCTCTTCGTACTGCGTATGGGTTGCTTGGCTCATTGGAGTTACATAATTGGCCACGCTATCTATCCCAAAGATACCTATAATAGCATTCGTTTAGGTGCCGGTATATTTGGCTTCATCCTTATTGGTAGCATAATTCCTGGCTTTTTATTTCCCAAACTAAAACTTTTCGTGACCGCTTTGAGCATTCCTCCTCAAATTCATATGCTCGTGATTCTGCAAAAAGCTATTCATGCGTCTaaaatcaaaaacaaaaatattgtgtcGGCTTGTCGAGGATACACATTGATTACAATCCTATCTACTAGTTGGACTGTTTACACATTAATAAAACGAAGCACAGCAGCGTAGAGAGAAAAGCTTCCATCAAAACATAATAAGAACACGAGGTGCATAAGTGTTACAAAAGCAATGACAAAACTAGTATTTGTGCAGGGTCAATCCACTACCACTTGAAAAGATTTAGAAGATGAATCTGtgaaatcaataaaataaagttaaactCAACAGAATGATTTGGATGGCGGCCTTATTATGGTTCGTGCAGATGGCCTGCTTACTCCACTGGAGCCATATTATCGGAAGCACAGTTTTCGCAGAAAACGAAACGCACGCGATAAATTTGAGCCTTGTGATTTTCTTCTTGGTTATGTTTAGCAGCTCGATTACTGTAATGTTCACTGCCATGACTCTCTATACTTTATTACGGGACGCTAATGCTGCGAATAGCTGTAGAATTAATGAGAGTATCTATGATAATGGTGATATTGAGAAAATAGATTGAATAGAATTATTTCATTCGTTAAGTAAAGATACTCAATTAAGACGTCGAAGAAATATTGAAAGATGAAACGAGCTCTTTAAATCCATCCTATTGAGACGTCGAATTTTTTTTCTCGATCAAGCAGAGTCAATTACTAAATTAATGACAAAACTAGAGATTTTTTGTGTTTCCGCTAATGTCTAAGTCAAGGATATTCTCCATGTCTCTTACCCCGGATGCATTATAGTTATCGATTCAAAGCCCAGAATCCGCAAATATTTGCATTAAGTTCTTGTCAATAGgaaataatgtttttcctaTCATGGGCGTTCAATTTTATGGAATGTGTGCGAATGTTCTGTGTAGTTCATTGGAGTCAGATGGTCGGGAATTACTGCTTCCAGAATGAGGCTCTCGCTATGAAACTGAgtatatttatcttttttacGATCATGGTCGgagaatacatacctacctcAATTTGTCCGTGGGCCAGACTTGTTTCCACGGCATTGAGCATTCCACCGCAAATGCATCTGATGATATTATTGCACAGATATATCGCCAACCAGACTGAGAATGAAACAGTGAGAAAAATGGTCTGGCTGTATATTGTTATGACTCTTGTGTCCATAGGcttgaatatttataatatcatATACCACTTGCAATAATATATTGTGATTCATTTTTGTACaaacaattattaaataaaaatcaatttACTGTCTTActagttattttaaatataatgtaatCTTCAGTAGTATGTGATACTTACCTAGGAGCTATGgaaattgttttgttttatatcAGTTGATCACACCACATCACACACAAGAGCATCATGAGAGTTTATCGTGAGGGAGATAATCTACCTATCTGTTTTTTTTATGGCTGTATCAATTAGAAAATTATTCTGTTATTATATCTTTCTCATGCTTTGCTAATTTATGCGGCCTTTGTATTTACTATAAAGGTGCCCATCACTTTTCATGCGTTGCCGTATTGGATGCGAAGGTCAGCCTTAAGAAAATCGGAGAGGGGGGATCGAAATTAATGAATGGACCGAAAGGTCCCTTACAAAAAAACCAAAGTGTTTAATCAAGACATTTGATCATAAAACGGATATTTTCATGGTGGATCCCAGAAACTGTACTACAGCTGAACGCTAATAACGGTGAAGACAAATATTTACATTGTATAGTATGTACTGTACGGTACGAAGGTTTATTTTGCGTTTATTTCCAGCACCCAAAAGTTACCGCGATAAGAAGGCGGCACTGCACGTCAGTCGATGTGACGCGTCGCTTGACGCAAGTGGTCGTGCTTGGCTCTATGACATACgttttcaagaaaaaaaaaaacaatttgacAGGTAATGGTAACCTGACTTTCAAAAAGTACATAATCCCAATAGGAAAACattattgatttagactaattTTAGCAGCGATATGAGATAAATACGTATTCAATTGAGTAAATGATTTCAAATTAATGTTCTATACGTGCAATAAATGTATTTACCTGTGATTTAAGTGTTTAAAATAGTGTTTAATGTTGTAAATGATTACGTCGTTTTGTTTTCGTGTTAAGGTAATGTTTTCACAATATTTTGGTTTAtctgtattatttttatcattttaaattgtCTGGAAAACTCAGCAGGATAATGTCCGTGCGGTTTTCCCGTAAGGGAAGGTAAAAGGTAAGGTCATGACTTATTAAGCATTTCCAGTCAGGTGTATGACCAAGGATATTTAGAACTCGTGACTAGGCACTTAAGTTTATTAGCATATCTTTTATCATCATAATAATGACAAATTTCTACGGAGAATAAAATATTATGGTGTTGATAAAGTTTTTCTGAGTGCCCATCAATATTAAGTtacattttcatttttgcaAGCAAATAGTTCTATAGCATTTGAGTCAATtgaaaaatgaatgaatgaatatttttatttcgtgcaacCATGAACACATATGTTATTAGTAGGACTTACAAACTAAGGGGTTAGTGCAATGATATTCCTAAAATCTAGAAAAATATTCTTATTACCATCATATTTTGACTTTACTGTGTGAATAGTGTACATATACGTAATGcatagtaattattttatgtagtAACAATATCTACTATAGTTAACAAGTTTATAAATGAGTTCAAAGAccattaaagttatttttgtatACAGTTATAAAAAGCCTGTCCTACATCTTCGTCATAAAGCATCTTTGAATTGAGTTGGTAAACTAGGAAAAGACCAACTTGGAGAAATTCTAAATTTTGGCGCAAAaagttgaaataaaaattatttatattgtgTTTGACATTCCATATCAACGGTGAAGTACCATGAACTCCCAActacttaggttttcgtacttagttaggagttcaTGGCACTTCGCCATTGATATATGatgacaataataaaattgtatataaaatttataaagataaacattaaaaaatacataacatTAAAAACTATGGTTTATAAAAAAACGTAAGTGAAAATTAAATTCCTAATATTATGGGTTCAATTATTTACTGTCCATGCAACACTTACAAATTTAAAATGTAATCCTGATgctttgttataaaaaaaaaaagatatgtgACATGGTGAGGAGTTTTTCATattcttataataaataaataaaataaataaataaataataaataaatattataggacattcttacacagattgactgaggcccacggtaagctcaagaaggcttgtgttgtgggtactcaggcaacgatatatataatatataaatacttatatacatagaaaacat from Leguminivora glycinivorella isolate SPB_JAAS2020 chromosome 22, LegGlyc_1.1, whole genome shotgun sequence includes the following:
- the LOC125237758 gene encoding 26S proteasome regulatory subunit 8, with amino-acid sequence MTLTKMDVDPAKGEGFRPYYITKIEELQLVVAEKSQNLRRLQAQRNELNAKVRMLREELQLLQEQGSYVGEVVKPMDKKKVLVKVHPEGKFVVDLDKNVDINDVTANCRVALRNESYTLHKILPNKVDPLVSLMMVEKVPDSTYEMVGGLDKQIKEIKEVIELPVKHPELFDALGIAQPKGVLLYGPPGTGKTLLARAVAHHTECTFIRVSGSELVQKFIGEGSRMVRELFVMAREHAPSIIFMDEIDSIGSSRIESGSGGDSEVQRTMLELLNQLDGFEATKNIKVIMATNRIDILDPALLRPGRIDRKIEFPPPNEEARLDILKIHSRKMNLTRGINLRKIAELMPGASGAEVKGVCTEAGMYALRERRVHVTQEDFEMAVAKVMQKDSEKNMSIKKLWK